AGTTCACTGTGTGAATAATCTGTCACAATTAAACCGGATTATAGAGAATTCACTCTGTGAATAATCGGTCTTAGTTAAACCGGATTATAGAGAGTTCACTCTGTGAATAATTGGTCTTAATTAAACCGGATTATAGAGAGTTCACTGTGTGAATAATCTGTCACAGTTAAACCAGATTATAGAGAATTCACTGTGTGAATAATCGGTCTTAATTAAACCGGATTATAGAGAGTTCACTGTGAATAATCGGTCACAATTACACCGGATTATAGAGGGTTCACTGTGTCAATAGTCTGTCACAATTAAACTGGATTTTTGAGGGTTAACTGTGTGAATAATCTGTCACAATTAAACCGGATTATAATAACTCGCTGTCAATACAACATTCACAAATGCAGTTGTGCAAAAAAAAATTCCTGCAACTGCTTATTTCCAGAGAATTTATAGATGCATTTTACCCCTCTGACACTGTGGGTTGAGTGAAATGTTCCAGGGCCAGGCTTTGGACAGTTTATTTAACTCCCGCATGATCGCATTTTCCGATTCACTCTTTATAGAGTTTTACAAAGAACTCTTCAGACACCCTGAGCTGCTTATTTTAGATTCAATATATGCATTCTAATAATGTCCctacgccccccccctcctcgccaCCAGGGTTCCGATTGGTCAACTATGTTCATTAGATCTTTATCACAGATTGAAGAATATATTTAGAAAGTTGCCATTCTGTAATGACAATGCCTGGCCAATGGGGGCAGCATTGATACCACTGTCTGGAGTGGGTATTGGCCAGTTTGGAAGGGACATTCCCAGTATCCGTGTGGACACAAGCCTCCCCAGTGTAGACAGCAACAAGAACACAATGGATGTGTCTTTAGAATGGAAATTCTAACCCCCTTACCCTAAACCTAATCCCATCCCATTTGAAGTTAATGAATGGACAGAAACAACGCTCCGACATACTAAAGTGGAAAAGTCTTGTACATTCACCCCAGCTCAAAAAACACATGCAGCGGCCCAGAAGTATTGCGAAAGCAGagtgaacgagagagagagtcagccgcAAAGAGGGAGAGTCAGCCATTTGCTGCTGCCCTTTCTCAGCCTGGCTTctgtcaacctgttggactttaacctggtgttgtgagacttctttctgtccaAGGACAGGGATGGAGATATGACCACTGGCAAATTTACATAAACTTCCCTCAACAGTTAGCTCCTCACTGAGCCCGGGGTGTGTCTTATTAGGCTGCCTCCCACCCGGAGGGAGAAGGTAAAGAGTGCAACATTTAATATCAGAACTGTGTAAGAAATGGCAGAGTAACTGTGAGtaaaggctggggggggggggggggggggtcaattgtTGCTGCAGTTTCAGCGGCATTATAAACACAGTGTGGATCCTGGACACTGTTACATTATGAATTGTGTGAAGCTGCCGTGTTCTTACAATAAACCTGCTACAGGTTCACTATTCGCTTCACTATTGGGTTGGTCTGTGTCCATCTATAGCCCGGTCAATATATAAACTCGGCGTGAACTAAATGCAGATTCACTAAAGCATTATCGATTCACTCCAGTACTCTTTTAGAGTTTGCCTGTGTTCTGGACAATTTCAGCACACTCCCCAAATCCAATCGGCAGGattctcattcattcactcactacATTGAGTTTCTGGTATTGTCTGAAATCGGTGTGTTTTATACAGAAAGCGCCTACCCTGTTGGAAACTCTGCTGTTAATGTGGATTCACTgcactttcccctctctccagCTCAATCCCCATACAGATCTATTCGCCACAGTGAAGTTACAGGCGTTATCACTCCTTTAACACAAAGGAAACGCTACTGTTTGAGACGAAAGTGATCCTGTCTGTTTCACCCTGCGAGACATCCAGCTAAAAATCCACTTCTAAATGTTGGGAGGTAACAGCTTCGTGAAGGTGGACAGgggctgcttctctctctgtacctctccctctctcacacactctgactctatctctctccctctctcatactctttgtctctctctcagcactctctcacacacacacactctccgtctctgtcacactctgactctttgtctctctctctcacacacattctcactctctgtctctctcacacactctgtctctcactctctctctctcaggtagcCGAGGATCAAGTCCCTCCTCCTCCGTCCCAATTTCCAGCTTTTGAAGGCAGCAAAAGGAGGCACGTGGTGCCGGGGATACATCACTGGGTGCTGGGAGTATAAAAAGGGGGAAGCTGGCCAGGAGCAGGAGAGAAAGAGGATTGTGTGAACTGCCTCTCCCGCACTGCCGGAGCTGCtgaacttctctctctctccacggcAGCTTCCCGGGGAAAGGCGGACAGAGTTTAGCTCCAGAGCCTCCAGATCCACCACAGCCCACCCAGAGCCCGGGCACAGACTCCAGATACAGCCACAGTCCAGCCAGAGACTCCAGCCACAGTCCAGCCAGAGACTCCAGCCACAGTCCAGCCAGAGACTCCAGCCACAGTCCAGCCAGAGATTCCAGCCACAGTCCAGCCAGACACTCCAGATTCAGCCAGAGCTTCCAGATCCAGCCAGACTCCAGCCAGAGGTGGGCAGTGAAGCCTCCTGAGCCAGTGGGGATGGACAGTGCCTGTGGGGTGTGACAGCTTGCTTGGGGAGCCTGATGGATGAAGAGTTTGGGGGCTATGGGAGAGGAGCCGGGGGGAGGCGGCTGTAACGGCAGCTGTAACAGCTCGGAGCCCCAGCATGGACACCCTTACTCGGTGCAGGCGGCGCTGGCCCTCACCTCGGTGGTGGGCTTCATCATGATGCTCACCATCCTGGGCAACGTGCTGGTGGTGATCGCGGTGTTCACCAGCCGGGCTCTGCGGGCTCCCCAGAACCTGTTCCTGGTGTCACTGGCCACGGCAGACATCCTGGTGGCCACCCTGGTGATGCCCTTCTCGCTGGCCAAGGAGCTGATGGGCTACTGGTATTTTGGGGAGGTTTGGTGCGAGATCCACCTGGCGCTGGACGTCCTGTTCTGCACCGCTTCCATCGCCCACCTGTGCGCCATCAGCCTGGACAGGTACTGGTCCATCAGCCAAGCCATAGAGTACAATCTGAAGAGGACTCCCAAGAGGATCAAGTGTATCATTGTGATCGTGTGGGTGATCGCGGCGGTcatctccttcccccctctcatCACCAACGGGAACAAGGAGCATTCTGCCCAGGACAGCCCCCAGTGCGAGATTAACGCCGAGGTCTGGTACATCATCTCCTCCTGCATCGGCTCCTTCTTCGCCCCCTGCATCATCATGATCCTGGTCTATGTCCGCATCTACCAGATCGCCAAGCTGAGGACCAGGCACCCTCCGGGGGACCGGCAACCCCGCCAAACCCACcccacctccgcctcccccccagcCATGAACGGCTCCCAGGCGGCCAACGGCTTCGACGGGGACGAGTCTTCCTCCTCGGAGCACCAAGCACCCCCCTCCTGCCGCCCTCAGCAACCCCCCAAAGCCCGGGGCAAAGTCAAGGCGGTGCAGGGCAAAGTGGTCAGCAGCCTGGTCAAAGCGGAGAACGGCGGCCGCTGGAAGGGTCGCCAGAACCGGGAGAAGAGGTTCACCTTCGTGCTGTCGGTGGTGATCGGGGTGTTCGTGGTGTGCTGGTTCCCGTTCTTCTTCACCTACTCCCTGACCG
Above is a genomic segment from Mustelus asterias chromosome 11, sMusAst1.hap1.1, whole genome shotgun sequence containing:
- the adra2a gene encoding alpha-2A adrenergic receptor; this translates as MKSLGAMGEEPGGGGCNGSCNSSEPQHGHPYSVQAALALTSVVGFIMMLTILGNVLVVIAVFTSRALRAPQNLFLVSLATADILVATLVMPFSLAKELMGYWYFGEVWCEIHLALDVLFCTASIAHLCAISLDRYWSISQAIEYNLKRTPKRIKCIIVIVWVIAAVISFPPLITNGNKEHSAQDSPQCEINAEVWYIISSCIGSFFAPCIIMILVYVRIYQIAKLRTRHPPGDRQPRQTHPTSASPPAMNGSQAANGFDGDESSSSEHQAPPSCRPQQPPKARGKVKAVQGKVVSSLVKAENGGRWKGRQNREKRFTFVLSVVIGVFVVCWFPFFFTYSLTAICPQLCPVPEKLFKFFFWFGYCNSSLNPLIYTIFNHDFRKAFKKILCRGNRRHKV